A genomic region of Actinomycetota bacterium contains the following coding sequences:
- a CDS encoding zinc metalloprotease HtpX — protein sequence MSRNTLRTFVFMAALGAVLVAVGNFLGVALWGPDGRSSGMLIFLGLAAVMNLGSYWFSDKIVLAMTRARPVAEADAPSLYRTVRNLCAAANMPMPRLYIMAAPQPNAFATGRNPQHAAVAVTEGILEILSEEELSGVLAHELSHVRNRDILIGAVAATVAAAITMLARMAMWGAMFGGGGRDRRDAGPFGALAWLLSLVLAPIAALLIQMAVSRSREAQADASGAHLLGDATPLAQALIKIDGASRRIPQLKVNPAVSHLFLCNPLRGGGGLGKLFMSHPPLEERLEQLRKLGARV from the coding sequence ATGTCGCGGAACACACTCAGGACGTTCGTCTTCATGGCAGCCTTGGGTGCCGTGCTTGTTGCGGTCGGCAACTTCTTGGGAGTTGCGTTGTGGGGCCCGGACGGGCGTTCGAGCGGCATGCTGATCTTCCTCGGACTCGCCGCCGTGATGAACTTGGGCAGCTACTGGTTCAGCGACAAGATCGTTCTGGCGATGACGCGCGCGCGCCCGGTTGCCGAGGCCGATGCGCCGTCGCTGTACCGTACGGTTCGGAACTTGTGCGCCGCAGCCAACATGCCGATGCCGCGCCTGTACATCATGGCCGCGCCACAGCCGAACGCGTTTGCCACCGGCCGCAACCCGCAACACGCGGCCGTCGCCGTCACCGAGGGCATCTTGGAGATCCTCTCCGAGGAAGAACTGTCGGGAGTGCTTGCGCACGAGCTGTCCCACGTGCGCAACCGGGACATCCTGATCGGCGCGGTGGCCGCGACGGTGGCCGCCGCGATCACGATGCTTGCACGTATGGCCATGTGGGGAGCGATGTTCGGCGGCGGAGGGCGAGACCGTCGCGATGCGGGTCCATTCGGCGCGCTTGCTTGGCTGCTGTCGCTGGTGCTCGCGCCGATCGCCGCGCTGCTCATCCAGATGGCGGTGTCGCGTTCGCGCGAGGCGCAAGCCGACGCGAGCGGGGCGCACTTGCTCGGCGATGCCACGCCGCTCGCTCAGGCACTCATCAAGATCGACGGTGCATCCCGGCGGATCCCACAGTTGAAGGTCAACCCTGCCGTATCGCACCTGTTCTTGTGCAACCCGTTGCGCGGCGGAGGGGGTCTCGGCAAGCTCTTCATGTCGCATCCCCCGCTTGAGGAGCGCCTCGAACAGCTCCGCAAGCTCGGCGCGCGCGTGTAA
- a CDS encoding NADH-quinone oxidoreductase subunit N gives MTIALHVLATATVQVDLHAIAPEVVLAGALLAVLVIDLFLPDRFKEINGAIAMAGVVGAAIALVTLIGEHRTTFNGMFVLDSYALLFKFLFLAVAGVLLLMTVDYLNEEVRGAQGEFYFLLLASLLGMMVMPSARDMIALFIALETVSIPAFVLAGFKKRDASSNEAAIKFFLIGVLASAVMLFGMSLIYGVARSTNLAVIAEALQGRTHDPLVSASILLIITGFAFKVSAAPFHFWAPDTYEGSPVPVAAFLSVASKAAGFAGLLQVAFLAFPHHTHVWAPGFAILAAATMTVGNVIALSQTNIVRLLAYSSIAQAGYMLLPLGVVAGKGPEVQGDAFASALTYILIYSFMNLGAFAVVIAVGRRKPGNLISDYEGLLQREPGLALAGAFFLLSLAGVVPTAGFWAKFFVFRAAISGGTIWLAALMVVNTLVGLYYYVQVAAKMILREAPDRERLGVPRALTVAIALMVLVIVVVTVYPDAFNHFSPRSTLIAL, from the coding sequence ATGACGATCGCTCTGCACGTTCTCGCGACCGCGACCGTTCAGGTCGATTTGCACGCGATCGCGCCGGAAGTCGTTCTCGCCGGCGCGCTCCTGGCCGTTCTCGTGATCGATCTGTTCTTGCCGGATCGATTCAAAGAGATCAACGGAGCGATCGCGATGGCCGGAGTCGTGGGAGCTGCGATCGCGCTTGTGACGCTGATCGGTGAGCACCGTACGACGTTCAACGGGATGTTCGTGCTGGATTCTTACGCGCTGCTGTTCAAGTTCCTCTTCTTGGCCGTTGCCGGCGTGCTGCTGCTGATGACGGTGGACTACCTCAACGAGGAGGTTCGTGGTGCGCAGGGGGAGTTCTACTTCCTTCTGCTCGCCAGTTTGCTCGGCATGATGGTGATGCCGAGCGCGCGCGACATGATCGCGTTGTTCATCGCGCTGGAGACCGTCAGCATTCCGGCATTCGTTCTCGCCGGGTTCAAGAAGCGAGACGCGAGTTCGAACGAGGCGGCGATCAAGTTCTTCCTGATCGGTGTGCTCGCCTCGGCTGTGATGCTGTTCGGCATGTCGCTCATCTACGGGGTGGCTCGCTCGACGAATCTCGCCGTTATCGCGGAGGCCTTGCAGGGAAGGACGCACGATCCGCTGGTCTCGGCAAGCATCTTGCTGATAATCACGGGGTTCGCGTTCAAGGTGTCGGCGGCTCCCTTCCATTTCTGGGCACCGGACACGTACGAGGGTTCTCCGGTGCCTGTGGCTGCGTTTCTTTCGGTCGCTTCGAAGGCCGCCGGATTCGCAGGCTTGCTGCAGGTAGCCTTCCTGGCCTTCCCTCATCACACCCACGTTTGGGCGCCGGGCTTTGCGATCTTGGCCGCAGCCACGATGACCGTGGGGAACGTTATCGCGCTGTCGCAGACCAACATCGTGCGGCTTTTGGCGTACTCGTCGATCGCGCAGGCGGGGTACATGTTGCTGCCGCTGGGTGTGGTCGCCGGGAAGGGCCCCGAGGTGCAGGGCGATGCCTTCGCGTCGGCGCTGACCTACATTCTGATCTACTCGTTCATGAACTTGGGGGCGTTTGCGGTCGTGATCGCCGTCGGGCGTCGCAAGCCCGGCAATCTGATCTCCGACTACGAAGGGCTCTTGCAGCGTGAGCCTGGGCTCGCGCTGGCCGGCGCGTTCTTCCTGCTGTCTCTCGCCGGAGTCGTGCCGACCGCCGGCTTCTGGGCGAAGTTCTTTGTTTTCCGGGCCGCGATTTCCGGGGGGACGATCTGGCTGGCCGCGCTCATGGTCGTCAACACGCTGGTGGGCCTCTACTACTACGTTCAGGTCGCCGCGAAGATGATCCTGCGTGAGGCCCCGGACCGGGAGCGTTTGGGTGTCCCGAGGGCGTTGACCGTCGCAATCGCGTTGATGGTGCTGGTCATCGTCGTGGTGACCGTGTACCCGGACGCGTTCAACCACTTCTCGCCGCGCTCGACGCTGATCGCCCTGTAG
- a CDS encoding NADH-quinone oxidoreductase subunit M gives MTFDKWLLSLVVFAPLVGAGLIAMTPRARKDLIHFVAVASSGLALLLSIVALARFDYGSTGKMQFEANTSWISTIGARYHMGVDGISLPMLVLTTLLTFLCVLYTLKIMPKPRDKRKGFLALILLLETGMSGTFTALDLVLFFVFWELVLVPMYFMISIWGSERKEYSAIKFFLYTLFGSVFMLLGFLAMYFRSDVGGAHTFDMIALQGQHFGGVGFQNLVFLGLFLGFAIKVPMWPFHTWLPDAHGDAPTVGSVLLAGILLKMGTYGFIRIALPLLPDAAKDWAPYIGALSVIAIIYGALCCLAQKDIKRLIAFSSVGHMGFIMLGISTLTPTGINAAIFGMIAHGVITGMLFFLAGSIYERYHTRQIDDIGPGMLQKIPRMGVIFVFVGIASLGLPGLAGFWGEVLALLAAFNPAPGLPNSLFRTYMVLGGVGTILTAGYMLWLIQRLNLGVLREKWAKDRQIDDVRSIETLAWAPLLAFVLFLGVYPRAIFDITTGAVNGLTRVFR, from the coding sequence ATGACGTTCGATAAGTGGCTGCTGTCGCTGGTGGTCTTCGCGCCGTTGGTGGGCGCGGGGCTGATTGCGATGACCCCGCGCGCTCGCAAAGACCTCATCCACTTCGTCGCCGTTGCGTCGTCGGGGCTGGCGCTCTTGCTTAGCATCGTCGCTCTCGCACGCTTCGACTACGGCTCAACCGGGAAGATGCAGTTCGAGGCGAACACGAGTTGGATCTCGACGATCGGTGCGCGTTACCACATGGGCGTCGATGGGATCTCGCTTCCAATGCTGGTGCTGACGACCTTGCTGACGTTCCTGTGCGTGCTCTACACGCTCAAGATCATGCCGAAGCCCCGTGATAAGCGGAAGGGGTTCTTGGCTCTGATCCTGCTGCTCGAGACCGGCATGTCGGGGACGTTCACGGCGCTGGACCTGGTCCTTTTCTTCGTGTTCTGGGAACTGGTCCTGGTCCCCATGTACTTCATGATTTCGATCTGGGGCAGTGAGCGGAAGGAATACTCGGCCATCAAGTTCTTCTTGTACACGCTGTTTGGAAGCGTGTTCATGCTGCTCGGCTTCCTCGCGATGTACTTCCGGTCGGACGTCGGCGGCGCACACACCTTCGACATGATCGCGCTGCAGGGACAGCACTTCGGCGGGGTGGGCTTCCAGAACCTCGTGTTCCTCGGCTTGTTCCTCGGATTCGCCATCAAGGTGCCGATGTGGCCGTTCCACACATGGCTCCCCGACGCGCACGGCGACGCACCGACGGTCGGGAGCGTGTTGCTGGCCGGCATTCTGCTGAAGATGGGAACCTACGGCTTCATTCGCATCGCGCTGCCGTTGCTGCCGGACGCCGCCAAAGACTGGGCGCCCTACATTGGTGCGCTGTCGGTTATCGCGATCATCTACGGCGCGCTGTGCTGTCTGGCGCAGAAGGACATCAAGCGACTGATTGCGTTCAGTTCGGTCGGGCACATGGGATTCATAATGCTCGGTATCTCCACGTTGACGCCGACGGGAATCAACGCGGCGATCTTCGGCATGATCGCTCACGGCGTCATCACGGGGATGCTGTTCTTCCTCGCGGGGTCGATCTACGAGCGTTATCACACTCGTCAGATCGACGACATCGGTCCCGGAATGCTGCAGAAGATCCCTCGGATGGGGGTCATATTCGTGTTCGTGGGGATCGCGTCGCTCGGGTTGCCCGGTCTCGCCGGGTTCTGGGGCGAAGTGCTGGCGCTGCTCGCGGCATTCAATCCGGCCCCCGGCCTGCCGAATTCGCTGTTCCGCACTTACATGGTTCTTGGAGGCGTGGGGACGATCCTGACTGCCGGGTACATGTTGTGGCTCATTCAGCGGCTGAATCTGGGGGTGCTTCGGGAGAAGTGGGCCAAGGATCGCCAGATCGACGACGTGCGGTCGATCGAGACGCTTGCCTGGGCGCCGCTGCTGGCCTTCGTCCTCTTCCTAGGGGTCTACCCCCGCGCGATCTTCGACATCACCACCGGTGCCGTGAACGGTCTAACGAGGGTGTTCCGCTGA
- the nuoL gene encoding NADH-quinone oxidoreductase subunit L has product MVATLFATEHAVVEATANIVTRNSWLIPALPFLAVALIAVFGKRMRRGGSEIGIAAVGIAAVLSYVTIADFIGGGGPTVLRALNWFPFGGDFRLPLGMRVDGLTAVMFVVVTTVSLMVQIYSTGYMHGDKRFTWYFTAINLFTGSMLLLVISSNLLQMLIGWELVGVCSYLLIGFWWEDKSNSDAAIKAFVTTKTGDVPFVIGIFVLFASTKTFDIAEILQKAHEGDIGSLALTSAAILMFGGAIGKSAQFPLHVWLPDAMAGPTPVSALIHAATMVTAGVFLIARMFPVFEGSLAAMNVVAIIGAITMLMAALLAMIQDDIKKVLAYSTISQLAYMVAALGVGAGNAGVFHLFTHAWFKALLFLGAGSVIHAVHSNNMSEMGGLKKYMPTTYWTFLVGSLALAGIPPLAGFFSKDEILTEAFRFGSGAAEGHGSSAVALIVYGVGIVTAFLTAFYMSRAVHLTFEGEYRGHGHPHESPSAMTFPLKFLAVLAVVGGFVGFPAWKGGFATWTAVGEAHVSSASIPLIIVSVLVAVSGIALGRKMYGQVPAEEPLARLGWFYKLLENKYYLDDFYYKGIVYPIRDSISSAMYWLNQNVFDGAVNGVAEVARRSGQRVYDVVDQQVIDGAVNGAGIGTRKGSGVLRTMQSGNVQRYAAILFVGVAVLAFLFTRF; this is encoded by the coding sequence GTGGTAGCCACTCTGTTTGCGACCGAGCATGCCGTCGTCGAAGCGACTGCAAATATCGTCACGCGGAACTCGTGGCTGATTCCCGCGCTACCGTTCTTGGCGGTCGCGCTGATCGCAGTGTTCGGCAAGCGCATGCGACGCGGCGGATCCGAGATCGGGATCGCCGCTGTTGGGATCGCCGCGGTGCTGTCGTACGTCACGATCGCGGATTTCATCGGCGGGGGAGGCCCGACGGTCCTTCGCGCGTTGAACTGGTTCCCGTTCGGGGGCGACTTCCGCCTGCCGCTGGGGATGCGGGTCGACGGCCTGACTGCGGTGATGTTCGTAGTCGTGACCACCGTGTCGCTGATGGTGCAGATTTATTCGACCGGATACATGCACGGTGACAAGCGGTTCACGTGGTACTTCACGGCGATCAACCTGTTCACCGGCTCGATGTTGTTGCTGGTGATTTCCAGCAACCTCTTGCAGATGCTGATCGGCTGGGAACTGGTCGGTGTGTGCTCTTACCTGCTCATCGGGTTCTGGTGGGAAGACAAGTCCAACTCCGACGCCGCCATCAAGGCCTTCGTGACCACCAAGACCGGCGATGTTCCCTTCGTCATTGGGATCTTCGTGCTGTTCGCCTCGACGAAGACCTTCGACATCGCGGAGATCCTGCAGAAGGCTCATGAGGGCGACATCGGATCGCTCGCCTTGACCTCGGCTGCGATCTTGATGTTCGGTGGCGCGATCGGAAAGAGCGCGCAGTTCCCCTTGCACGTTTGGCTGCCCGACGCGATGGCCGGTCCGACGCCGGTCAGCGCACTGATCCACGCAGCCACCATGGTGACCGCGGGGGTGTTCCTCATCGCGCGCATGTTCCCCGTCTTCGAGGGATCGTTGGCCGCGATGAACGTGGTGGCGATCATCGGGGCGATCACCATGCTGATGGCGGCGCTACTAGCGATGATTCAGGACGACATCAAGAAGGTGCTTGCATACTCCACGATCAGCCAACTGGCATACATGGTTGCCGCGCTCGGCGTCGGAGCAGGAAACGCGGGCGTCTTCCACTTGTTCACTCACGCCTGGTTTAAGGCCCTGCTGTTCCTCGGGGCCGGCAGCGTCATCCACGCAGTCCACTCCAACAACATGAGCGAGATGGGCGGCTTGAAGAAGTACATGCCGACGACCTACTGGACGTTCTTGGTCGGCTCGTTGGCGTTGGCCGGGATCCCCCCGCTCGCCGGGTTCTTCTCCAAGGACGAGATCCTGACCGAGGCATTTCGTTTCGGAAGCGGGGCCGCCGAGGGGCACGGATCCTCTGCCGTTGCGCTTATCGTCTACGGCGTCGGGATCGTCACCGCGTTTCTCACTGCGTTCTACATGTCGCGGGCCGTTCACCTCACGTTTGAAGGGGAGTACCGGGGACACGGCCACCCGCACGAATCCCCTTCCGCGATGACGTTCCCGCTGAAGTTCCTCGCGGTGCTTGCGGTAGTCGGTGGATTCGTCGGGTTCCCAGCTTGGAAGGGTGGCTTCGCAACCTGGACGGCCGTCGGCGAAGCGCACGTTTCGAGCGCCAGCATTCCGCTGATCATCGTGTCGGTGCTCGTCGCCGTCTCGGGGATTGCGCTTGGTCGCAAGATGTACGGGCAAGTGCCGGCAGAGGAGCCGCTGGCACGCCTGGGGTGGTTCTACAAGCTCCTGGAGAACAAGTACTACCTGGACGACTTCTACTACAAGGGAATTGTCTATCCGATTCGGGACTCCATCTCGTCGGCCATGTATTGGCTCAATCAGAACGTGTTCGACGGCGCCGTCAACGGAGTCGCCGAGGTCGCACGCCGCAGCGGCCAACGCGTGTACGACGTGGTCGATCAGCAGGTGATCGACGGCGCGGTCAACGGAGCTGGAATCGGAACGCGCAAGGGCAGCGGTGTTCTGCGCACGATGCAGTCCGGGAATGTCCAGCGTTACGCGGCGATCTTGTTCGTCGGCGTGGCGGTCTTGGCGTTCCTGTTCACTCGTTTCTGA
- the nuoK gene encoding NADH-quinone oxidoreductase subunit NuoK, which translates to MSLAWVLTLGAFLFSVGVYGVLARKNAVLVLMSIELMLNAVNINLVAFNAWFQDATATGQIFALFIITVAAAEVGVGLAIILLIFRNRKTINVDEVDLLKW; encoded by the coding sequence GTGAGCCTTGCGTGGGTGCTGACGCTGGGGGCGTTTCTATTCAGCGTCGGTGTGTACGGAGTTCTTGCTCGCAAGAACGCAGTGCTGGTCCTGATGTCGATCGAGTTGATGCTGAATGCCGTGAACATCAACTTGGTCGCGTTCAACGCCTGGTTCCAGGACGCCACCGCAACGGGCCAGATATTCGCGCTGTTCATCATCACGGTCGCCGCCGCCGAAGTGGGTGTCGGTCTCGCGATCATTCTGCTGATCTTCCGCAACCGGAAGACCATCAATGTGGATGAGGTGGATCTCCTCAAGTGGTAG
- a CDS encoding NADH-quinone oxidoreductase subunit J, with translation MNWGAIFIAAFGVVAAVAAVAVVAGRNVVHAALYLVGVLGSIGAIFLLLGAEFIGWTQILVYVGAIVVLLLFGLMLTAAPIGRTALDNEQRGLAAVAAAAVFGVFTYLIWSAFGKAEIPLQQVVRTKDVGTGLFSGYILPFELVSILLLAALVGAIVLAKKD, from the coding sequence ATGAACTGGGGCGCGATCTTCATTGCAGCTTTCGGTGTCGTAGCCGCGGTCGCCGCGGTCGCCGTCGTCGCCGGCCGTAACGTCGTGCATGCAGCCCTGTACCTTGTTGGGGTCCTCGGCTCGATCGGCGCCATCTTCTTGCTGCTCGGCGCCGAGTTCATCGGCTGGACGCAGATCCTGGTGTACGTGGGCGCGATCGTTGTTCTGCTCCTCTTCGGTTTGATGCTGACCGCGGCCCCGATAGGTCGCACGGCACTGGATAACGAGCAGCGTGGACTTGCGGCGGTAGCCGCCGCAGCGGTCTTCGGGGTGTTCACGTACCTGATTTGGAGTGCCTTCGGCAAGGCCGAGATTCCGCTACAGCAGGTAGTGCGCACGAAGGACGTCGGGACGGGGTTGTTCAGCGGGTACATCCTGCCGTTCGAGTTGGTTTCGATCTTGCTGCTGGCCGCTTTGGTCGGCGCCATCGTCTTGGCGAAGAAGGACTGA
- a CDS encoding 4Fe-4S binding protein, translating to MSVTLRTMLRPAVTAQYPHVKPDLPPRTRGVIAFKPENCTVCMLCARECPDWCIYIESHKDVVPPKTPGARARTRNVLDRFAIDFALCMYCGICVEVCPFDALFWSPHFEYSTSDMSELTHEMQTLNGWMGLVPPPPSLEEGAEPPLEIGKEAKVYGAAPAAPAGRGRSGGRGCHGR from the coding sequence ATGTCGGTCACCTTGCGTACGATGCTGCGGCCGGCAGTCACGGCGCAGTACCCGCACGTCAAGCCCGATCTTCCGCCGCGTACTCGCGGAGTTATCGCCTTCAAGCCCGAGAACTGCACCGTTTGCATGCTGTGCGCGCGGGAGTGCCCCGATTGGTGCATCTATATTGAGTCTCACAAGGATGTCGTGCCGCCGAAGACCCCGGGCGCGCGCGCCCGCACGCGCAACGTCTTGGATCGCTTCGCGATCGACTTCGCCCTGTGCATGTACTGCGGGATCTGCGTCGAGGTTTGTCCCTTTGACGCGCTGTTCTGGTCGCCGCATTTCGAGTACTCGACCTCCGATATGAGTGAACTCACCCACGAGATGCAGACTCTCAACGGGTGGATGGGCTTGGTGCCGCCGCCGCCGTCTCTTGAGGAAGGTGCGGAGCCTCCCCTGGAGATCGGCAAGGAGGCGAAGGTGTACGGCGCTGCTCCGGCCGCTCCGGCGGGTCGAGGCCGCTCCGGCGGTCGAGGCTGCCACGGTCGTTGA
- the nuoH gene encoding NADH-quinone oxidoreductase subunit NuoH — protein sequence MIFAHLFENPWAILALKLGAVLGFFLVAPLVMGYAEHKVLAHMQARLGPMEAGKFHGWAQLVADGVKFIQKEDIIPDAADRKVFAIAPGVVLVPVILVFLVLPFGPGPAGDAANGWWGENLDVGVFFALAISAISVIGMLMAGWSSANKFSLIGALRGAAQLIAYELPLVLAASAVVMQAGTLSLVGIAQAQTTYWFILPQFAGFVIFMMAALAELSRPPFDMPIAESEIIFGHMTEYTGIRFAMFMLAEYAGVVSLSAIAVVLFLGGWHGVLIPWIPAPVWTLLKIAGLSFVVIWLRATYPRLREDQLQKMAWKYMIPIALVNVLLTMIFKVVF from the coding sequence GTGATCTTCGCGCACTTGTTCGAGAACCCGTGGGCCATCCTTGCGCTGAAGCTCGGCGCGGTCCTGGGGTTCTTCTTGGTGGCGCCGCTCGTGATGGGGTATGCCGAGCACAAGGTTCTTGCGCACATGCAGGCCCGTCTCGGTCCGATGGAGGCCGGGAAGTTCCACGGGTGGGCGCAGTTGGTCGCCGACGGCGTGAAGTTCATTCAGAAGGAAGACATCATCCCGGACGCCGCGGATCGCAAGGTCTTCGCGATCGCTCCCGGCGTGGTGCTGGTCCCGGTGATCCTGGTGTTCCTTGTGCTTCCGTTCGGACCCGGTCCTGCCGGGGACGCGGCGAACGGTTGGTGGGGAGAGAACCTCGATGTCGGCGTCTTCTTCGCGCTGGCGATCAGCGCTATCAGCGTTATCGGGATGCTGATGGCCGGCTGGTCGAGCGCGAACAAGTTCTCGCTCATCGGGGCGCTGCGTGGCGCCGCACAGTTGATCGCCTACGAGCTTCCCCTCGTGCTGGCTGCATCCGCGGTCGTTATGCAGGCGGGGACTCTGTCCCTCGTCGGGATCGCCCAGGCGCAGACCACCTACTGGTTCATCCTGCCTCAGTTCGCCGGCTTCGTGATCTTCATGATGGCCGCTCTGGCTGAGTTGTCGCGGCCTCCGTTCGATATGCCGATCGCGGAGTCCGAGATCATCTTCGGACACATGACCGAATACACCGGAATCCGCTTCGCGATGTTCATGCTCGCGGAGTACGCGGGGGTCGTGTCGCTGTCGGCGATCGCCGTCGTGCTGTTCCTTGGGGGTTGGCACGGCGTGCTCATTCCGTGGATCCCTGCTCCGGTTTGGACGCTCCTCAAGATCGCGGGTTTGTCCTTCGTCGTCATTTGGTTGCGCGCGACGTATCCGCGCCTGAGGGAAGACCAACTCCAGAAGATGGCCTGGAAGTACATGATCCCGATCGCGCTGGTGAATGTGCTGCTGACGATGATCTTCAAGGTGGTCTTCTAG
- a CDS encoding NADH-quinone oxidoreductase subunit D, with product MPSDEMRTAGILPGGPGEGVQVVIADDQELHTQEMTLSIGPQHPSTHGVLRVVLTLDGERIATATPVIGYMHRAMDKLAEVRDYRQIIALANRHDWLSAFGNELGVALAVEKLMGLEVPERAQWIRMLLAEWNRVLNHLVFIGSFGLELGAMTPMFYAFREREDIQEFMEAVTGARLHYTFTRIGGLKDDLPAGSLAMSRSLVTKVRRRLPDYKGLLLGNEIFKKRTVGIGRLAGDVAISYGVTGPILQASGVAEDARKTQPYLKYDQVEFDVPVGENGDSYDRFRVLLGRIEQSLRIIEQIHDLIPAGPVMPGKMPKNIKPPAGWTYVRTENSLGELGYYLVSRGDKTPWRMKMRTPSFHNVSMIPSLLKGVLLPDLIAVLGSVFFVVGDVDR from the coding sequence ATGCCTTCCGACGAGATGCGTACGGCCGGAATCCTGCCTGGAGGCCCTGGGGAGGGCGTGCAGGTCGTGATCGCCGACGATCAGGAGCTGCACACGCAGGAAATGACGCTGTCGATCGGGCCGCAGCACCCGTCGACTCACGGAGTGTTGCGCGTCGTGTTGACGCTCGACGGTGAGCGGATCGCAACGGCGACGCCGGTGATCGGGTACATGCACCGCGCGATGGACAAGTTGGCCGAGGTGCGCGACTACCGGCAGATCATTGCCCTGGCGAACCGCCACGACTGGCTTTCGGCCTTCGGCAACGAGCTGGGTGTCGCGTTGGCGGTCGAGAAGTTGATGGGCCTCGAGGTTCCCGAGCGCGCGCAGTGGATTCGGATGTTGCTCGCCGAGTGGAACCGCGTTCTCAACCACCTCGTCTTCATCGGGTCGTTCGGTCTGGAACTTGGCGCGATGACTCCGATGTTCTACGCGTTCCGTGAACGCGAGGACATCCAGGAGTTCATGGAGGCGGTTACCGGCGCGCGCCTGCACTACACATTCACCCGCATTGGCGGCCTGAAGGACGACCTGCCCGCCGGATCGCTCGCCATGAGCCGGTCTTTGGTGACGAAGGTGCGCCGGAGGCTTCCCGACTACAAAGGCCTGCTGCTGGGCAACGAGATCTTCAAGAAGCGTACGGTCGGGATCGGCCGCCTGGCGGGAGATGTGGCGATATCCTACGGCGTCACCGGCCCGATTCTGCAGGCTTCCGGCGTCGCGGAGGACGCGCGCAAGACCCAGCCATACCTGAAGTACGACCAGGTCGAGTTCGACGTTCCGGTTGGCGAGAATGGCGACTCCTACGATCGTTTTCGCGTCCTTCTCGGGCGCATCGAGCAGTCGTTGCGCATCATTGAGCAGATCCACGACCTGATTCCGGCCGGCCCGGTAATGCCCGGCAAGATGCCGAAGAACATCAAGCCGCCGGCAGGGTGGACGTATGTTCGGACGGAGAACTCGCTCGGCGAACTCGGGTACTACCTCGTCTCGCGTGGAGACAAGACGCCGTGGCGCATGAAGATGCGCACTCCGTCGTTCCACAACGTGAGCATGATCCCTTCGCTTCTAAAGGGCGTGCTCTTGCCCGACCTGATCGCAGTTCTCGGCAGCGTGTTCTTCGTAGTGGGAGATGTTGACCGGTGA
- a CDS encoding NADH-quinone oxidoreductase subunit C, producing MSPDEIVAHLTEATGAVERAEVAHGEVSVWVHSERWVEVAAHLRDCGLCHFDFPTFLTAVDEEDQGFEVVLHVYSVRRRHHLNLKTLVGRENPQLPTLSEIWRGANWCERETSELFGIDFVGHPNLVKLLLPVEFEGFPLRKEFLLRTREAKEWPGQKEPEEAAH from the coding sequence ATGAGCCCCGACGAGATCGTTGCGCATCTAACCGAAGCAACGGGCGCCGTCGAGCGCGCCGAGGTCGCGCACGGCGAGGTGTCCGTATGGGTGCACTCAGAGCGCTGGGTCGAGGTTGCTGCGCATTTGCGCGACTGCGGGCTGTGCCACTTCGACTTTCCGACGTTCCTCACTGCAGTTGATGAGGAGGATCAAGGGTTCGAAGTCGTGTTGCACGTGTACTCGGTGCGCCGCCGGCACCATCTCAACTTGAAGACGCTCGTTGGGCGCGAGAATCCTCAGCTTCCGACGCTGTCGGAGATCTGGCGCGGCGCCAACTGGTGTGAGCGCGAGACTTCGGAGCTCTTCGGGATCGACTTCGTAGGCCATCCGAATCTAGTGAAGCTGCTGCTTCCTGTTGAGTTCGAGGGTTTTCCGCTGCGCAAGGAGTTCTTGCTAAGGACGCGCGAGGCCAAGGAATGGCCCGGGCAGAAGGAACCGGAAGAGGCGGCCCACTGA
- a CDS encoding NADH-quinone oxidoreductase subunit A gives MSYSQYLGQYGTLGALAVAGAGFVAVGFLANRIMRPVTPRPEKYTTYECGVDPVGKGWSQSQIRYYIFAFLFVIFDVESVFLFPFGTIFEKFPNPGLVVVEMIVFVGILAIGLLYAWKKKVLEWI, from the coding sequence GTGAGTTACTCGCAGTACTTGGGTCAGTACGGAACCCTGGGTGCCCTCGCAGTGGCGGGTGCGGGTTTCGTTGCTGTCGGGTTCCTTGCCAATCGCATCATGCGGCCGGTCACGCCCCGACCCGAGAAGTACACGACCTACGAGTGCGGCGTGGACCCCGTGGGCAAGGGATGGAGCCAGTCTCAGATCCGGTACTACATCTTCGCTTTCCTGTTCGTGATCTTCGACGTTGAGAGCGTATTCCTGTTCCCGTTCGGAACGATCTTTGAGAAGTTCCCCAACCCGGGATTGGTCGTCGTCGAGATGATCGTGTTCGTCGGCATCTTGGCGATCGGACTGCTGTACGCGTGGAAGAAGAAGGTCCTCGAATGGATCTGA